One genomic region from bacterium encodes:
- a CDS encoding glycosyltransferase has product MSQSITLSVVIVNYNVREFLEQAIKSALSALAEMRHEIWVVDNASTDGSVDFIRTMFPQVHLLVNRTNVGFAKANNQALAQCRGDFICLLNPDTIVEEKTFSTMVEFFGRHPEAGAAGCKVLNPDGSLQLACRRSFPTPWVAFGKISGLAALFPNSRCFGRYNLTYLDPDQTAEVEAISGSFMMFRRAVFAQVGFLDESFFMYGEDLDYCFRIREEGWKIYYVPDTRIIHFKGESSKKSPFEQRSLFYQAMRLFVHKHLDKGRALIPMWILLVAIRVRSLFAHLSALARLIALPAVDLAFMSVNLALAIYGRFQPLFPWKSFVIVHVLYSLIWLLLLARHEVYQRHPFSYVKAGSAVLLGWIVNSALTFFFKDIGFSRLVVLYAGLLNLVALPGWRLLFKVMAHINVHYLQGVWGSRFLHPQTLLVMDVDGAEQLLRRLQLRLENHYRVTGLILAGETEQIRQISGVPVLGAIDQIAEVIRQKKIQQVIFATERIANFQILSIISADHGRPVTFKWIPPAMDVIIGKASVDYVEDLPFLDIEYRLHEMSNRWLKRSLDIVLSFLLLLYSSPRYVWCRLVEKRRLQANVYAGVRGRPFTLWRFSDSPSRRRPGPSLMWWSVFKGDMSMVGCALPTSSAQPPLLKPGWTGLERLQQDNGLAGSDRERLQLYYMKNYSVWLDLEIIFQTVLHTLKR; this is encoded by the coding sequence ATGAGCCAATCGATTACCCTCAGCGTCGTCATCGTCAACTATAATGTTCGTGAATTTCTTGAGCAGGCGATCAAATCCGCCCTCAGCGCTCTGGCCGAAATGCGGCATGAGATCTGGGTCGTAGATAACGCTTCGACCGACGGCAGCGTGGACTTTATCCGTACGATGTTTCCCCAGGTTCACCTGCTGGTCAATCGCACCAACGTCGGCTTTGCCAAAGCCAACAATCAGGCGCTGGCGCAGTGCCGCGGCGATTTCATCTGTCTGCTCAATCCGGACACCATTGTTGAAGAAAAGACGTTTTCAACCATGGTGGAGTTTTTTGGCCGACATCCAGAGGCCGGCGCCGCGGGTTGCAAGGTCCTTAATCCGGACGGTTCCCTGCAGTTGGCCTGCCGTCGCAGTTTCCCCACCCCTTGGGTCGCGTTCGGCAAGATCTCCGGCCTGGCTGCGCTTTTTCCCAATAGCCGCTGCTTTGGACGCTATAACCTGACCTATCTCGATCCGGACCAGACGGCAGAGGTGGAGGCCATTTCCGGCTCTTTCATGATGTTCCGGCGCGCGGTATTCGCGCAGGTCGGCTTTCTGGATGAATCTTTTTTTATGTACGGCGAGGATCTCGACTATTGTTTTCGCATCCGCGAAGAGGGCTGGAAGATCTATTATGTCCCGGATACACGGATCATCCATTTCAAAGGGGAGAGCTCGAAGAAGAGCCCGTTCGAACAGCGCAGCCTTTTTTATCAGGCCATGCGGCTTTTTGTCCACAAGCATCTGGATAAAGGCCGCGCCCTGATCCCCATGTGGATTCTGCTGGTAGCCATTCGCGTGCGATCCCTATTCGCCCATCTTTCTGCGCTGGCGCGCCTGATCGCGCTCCCCGCGGTGGATCTGGCTTTCATGTCAGTCAATCTGGCGCTGGCCATCTATGGCCGTTTTCAACCGCTGTTCCCGTGGAAGAGCTTTGTCATCGTCCATGTGCTGTACAGCCTGATCTGGCTGCTGCTGCTGGCCCGGCATGAGGTCTATCAACGGCATCCCTTCAGCTATGTGAAAGCAGGATCCGCTGTGCTCCTCGGCTGGATCGTCAACAGCGCCTTGACCTTTTTTTTCAAAGACATCGGCTTTTCCCGGCTGGTGGTCCTCTATGCCGGATTGCTGAATTTGGTCGCCCTGCCGGGCTGGCGGCTGCTTTTCAAAGTGATGGCCCATATCAACGTCCATTATCTGCAGGGAGTGTGGGGCAGTCGTTTTCTGCATCCGCAAACCTTGCTGGTGATGGATGTGGACGGCGCCGAGCAACTGCTGCGCCGGCTGCAGCTGCGCTTGGAAAACCACTATCGGGTAACAGGCCTCATTCTCGCAGGCGAAACGGAACAGATTCGCCAGATAAGCGGCGTGCCGGTGCTGGGAGCCATCGACCAGATTGCGGAGGTGATTCGGCAAAAAAAGATACAGCAGGTGATCTTTGCCACCGAACGGATCGCCAACTTTCAGATCCTCTCCATCATCTCCGCTGACCACGGACGGCCGGTGACCTTTAAATGGATTCCGCCGGCCATGGATGTGATCATCGGCAAGGCGTCGGTGGATTACGTGGAAGATCTGCCGTTTCTCGATATCGAGTACCGGCTTCATGAGATGAGCAACCGCTGGCTGAAACGCAGCCTGGACATCGTGCTGTCGTTTTTACTGCTGCTGTATTCAAGTCCGCGGTATGTGTGGTGTCGGCTGGTGGAGAAGCGGCGGCTGCAAGCGAACGTCTATGCCGGTGTTCGGGGCCGTCCTTTCACGCTCTGGCGTTTTTCTGATTCGCCGAGTCGCCGCCGGCCCGGCCCTTCCCTGATGTGGTGGTCTGTGTTCAAAGGGGACATGAGTATGGTCGGCTGCGCCCTGCCGACGTCCTCCGCGCAGCCGCCGTTGCTCAAGCCCGGTTGGACCGGACTGGAACGGCTGCAGCAGGACAACGGGTTGGCCGGCAGCGACCGTGAACGGCTGCAGTTGTATTATATGAAAAACTATTCAGTGTGGCTGGACTTGGAGATTATTTTTCAAACCGTGCTGCACACTTTAAAGAGGTGA